One Candidatus Methylomirabilota bacterium genomic region harbors:
- the prfA gene encoding peptide chain release factor 1, with translation MRERLNAVEQRSAEILLQMSDPAVISDQARFQRLAKAYAELEPVVEAYQRYRKVLQSVEEVRALLHDGTEDDVRELAEAELEELAIKREKLEEELTLLLLPRDPADEKNIILEVRAGAGGDEAALFGAELVRMYSRYAELHGWKVEMLSLNQTGVGGVKEAILSIEGRGAYSRLKFESGVHRVQRVPVTESSGRIHTSTVTVAVLPEAEDVEIQIDPKDLRIDVFRSTGPGGQSVNTTDSAVRITHLPTGMVVSCQDEKSQHKNRAKAMKVLRARLLEAATAQQAAEISQARRQQVGTGDRSERIRTYNFPQGRVTDHRIGLTLHSLPRILEGELEELIGALAASDQAERLKALV, from the coding sequence TTGCGTGAGCGCCTGAACGCCGTCGAGCAGCGATCTGCCGAGATCCTGCTGCAGATGAGCGATCCGGCTGTCATCAGCGATCAGGCCCGTTTCCAGCGGCTGGCCAAGGCGTATGCGGAACTGGAACCGGTGGTGGAGGCGTACCAGCGGTATCGTAAGGTCTTGCAGAGCGTAGAGGAGGTAAGGGCGCTCCTGCACGACGGAACCGAGGACGACGTGCGCGAACTGGCGGAGGCGGAGCTTGAGGAACTGGCCATCAAGCGGGAGAAGCTTGAGGAGGAGCTTACGCTTCTGTTACTTCCGCGTGACCCGGCGGATGAGAAAAACATCATCTTGGAGGTACGGGCCGGGGCCGGAGGCGATGAGGCTGCGCTGTTCGGTGCGGAACTGGTCAGAATGTACAGCCGTTACGCCGAGCTGCATGGCTGGAAGGTGGAGATGCTGTCTTTAAATCAGACGGGGGTTGGTGGGGTGAAGGAGGCGATCCTGAGCATCGAGGGGCGCGGGGCCTACAGCCGTCTGAAATTCGAGAGCGGAGTCCACCGGGTGCAGCGGGTCCCCGTTACTGAGTCAAGTGGTCGAATTCACACCTCTACCGTCACTGTTGCCGTTCTGCCCGAGGCGGAGGATGTGGAGATACAGATTGATCCGAAAGATCTTCGAATCGATGTCTTTCGCTCAACAGGACCCGGGGGACAGTCCGTCAACACCACCGATTCGGCTGTGCGAATCACCCACCTGCCGACTGGGATGGTGGTGTCCTGTCAGGATGAGAAGTCGCAGCATAAGAATCGAGCCAAGGCGATGAAGGTGTTACGGGCTCGTCTGCTTGAAGCCGCCACAGCGCAGCAGGCGGCAGAGATTTCGCAGGCGCGCCGCCAGCAGGTAGGAACAGGGGACCGGAGTGAACGGATACGCACCTACAATTTCCCACAGGGTCGCGTCACTGATCACCGAATTGGGCTCACGCTCCACAGCCTTCCGCGGATCCTGGAGGGAGAGTTGGAGGAGTTGATCGGCGCGCTCGCGGCCAGCGATCAAGCTGAGCGATTAAAGGCCCTGGTGTGA